One stretch of Macrobrachium nipponense isolate FS-2020 chromosome 16, ASM1510439v2, whole genome shotgun sequence DNA includes these proteins:
- the LOC135195359 gene encoding uncharacterized protein LOC135195359 has protein sequence MAGKEVSRSIQGMDKGERNSNARRSPARSRGWMGKGMRQGGPPPLDPGSREMAEITRGVCRGGGLPLDPGMDQGKGMRAREVSPSIQGMGSGKDVSLDPGDGSGKECLSRSIQGMDRERNAGKEVSRSIQGMDRGKECGQGWSPTVSQGIWIREGMRARRSPTRSRGWIRERNAGKEVSHSIQGMDWGKECGKEVSPPRFPGDGWERNAGKEVTRSRGWIREKECWQGGLHSIQGMDQRKGMRQVVSRLIQGMDSGKGMLARRSPTRPGDGLGKGMRARSPHLIQGIFRGKECGKRSPTRSRGGFSPSSDPGDDWGKECGQGGPPT, from the coding sequence ATGGCGGGCAAGGAGGTCTCCCGCTCGATCCAGGGGATGGACAAAGGGGAAAGGAATTCTAATGCAAGGAGGTCTCCCGCTCGATCCAGGGGATGGATGGGGAAAGGAATGCGGCAAGGAGGTCCTCCCCCACTCGATCCAGGATCAAGGGAGATGGCGGAAATAACAAGAGGGGTCTGCCGGGGAGGAGGTCTCCCGCTCGATCCAGGGATGGATCAGGGGAAAGGAATGCGGGCAAGGGAGGTCTCCCCGTCGATCCAGGGGATGGGATCGGGCAAGGATGTCTCCCTCGATCCAGGGGATGGATCAGGGAAAGAATGCCTCTCCCGCTCGATCCAGGGGATGGATCGGGAAAGGAATGCGGGCAAGGAGGTCTCCCGCTCGATCCAGGGGATGGATCGGGGAAAGGAATGCGGGCAAGGTTGGTCTCCCACTGTCTCCCAGGGAATCTGGATCAGGGAAGGAATGCGGGCAAGGAGGTCTCCCACTCGATCCAGGGGATGGATCAGGGAAAGGAATGCGGGCAAGGAGGTCTCCCACTCGATCCAGGGGATGGATTGGGGAAAGGAATGCGGCAAGGAGGTCTCCCCACCTCGATTCCCAGGGGATGGATGGGAAAGGAATGCGGGCAAGGAGGTCACTCGATCCAGGGGATGGATCAGGGAAAAGGAATGCTGGCAAGGAGGTCTCCACTCGATCCAGGGGATGGATCAAAGGAAAGGAATGCGGCAGGTGGTCTCCCGCTTGATCCAGGGGATGGATTCAGGGAAAGGAATGCTGGCAAGGAGGTCTCCCACTCGTCCAGGGGATGGATTGGGGAAAGGAATGCGGGCAAGGTCTCCCCACTTGATCCAGGGGATATTCAGGGGAAAGGAATGCGGCAAGAGGTCTCCCACTCGATCCCGGGGTGGATTCTCGCCCTCGTCAGATCCAGGGGATGATTGGGGAAAGGAATGCGGGCAAGGAGGTCCTCCCACTTGA